The region TGTTCGTCACCCGCTTCTTCACCCAGCAGTTCAAGCGCTCCTGCCTGCCGGACGGACCGAAGGTCGGTACGGTCAGCCTCTCGCCGCGCGGCGACTGGCGCATGCCAAGCGATGCTTCTGCCGCGCTCTGGCTGCAGGAAATCGAAGAATTGTAACTCCCGGCCGCAGTGACAAGGCCGAAGGCAAAAAGGCGTCCCCCATCATCGCAGGATGATCAGGGACGCCTCTTTTTTGTCAGCAAATAGCTTCACTCGTACCTATTATCAAGAATCAAGACTTCATCGCTGCCGAACGGGGTCTGAATCGTTACCGTCTCACCCGGACACGCCAGAATCAGCCCTCTGCCCATAGGCGACCAGAGTGAAATGCAGAATTCATCCAGCTCAGCTTCACCAGGAATTACAATCCGGTACGTATCCTTCAGCGTCTCCTGCCCGATACGCAGCGACACTCGGGAACCGACCAATACCATAGAACGTTCTAGCGCATCGTTGTCACCGGACAGAATCCGCTCCACCGTCTCCTGATAGCTTTTGATCATCGCCTGTACCTCTGCCCGCTCAGCCGGAGACTCCCATGTTCCCCTGTCCAGAATAGAGAATTTATGCTCATCGAGATAGACCAGCTGCTGCACCAGCTCTTCGCGCAAGGAAACGGTTCTGAGACTATGGCTCATAGTAGATTTCACCTACCTTCTTCATCAGGTCATGCTCGAAAATACGCTTGTTCCTGCTCATAGCCCTCAGTCCTCCTATATAAGAAAATAGATCCCGCGCAGGGACCTATTCTCTATGATAGCATCTTTCCTAGGAAAGACAATCTCATGTGCAGGGGATGGCGTGCTCCTGTTCAACGCTTCACAGAATCGGCAGATTTCCCGGACGCCACGGCAGCGGCCCGGCTGTACATATTCAGGTCCTGCAGCTTAATCAGCACCTTGCCGAACCGTCCGCCTTGGCGGATAACGACTTGCTGCTGCGGGTAGGCCGTGTGCAGATAGTCTGTAACTACCTTGCGGGTAGCCTCTCCCCCGTCCAGATGATGCAGCGGCAGCATTTCCATCACCTCAGCGGCTGCTGCTTCCAAGGTCAGCTCCTTGCTTTTCGCTTCTCGGGTAATAATCGTCTCATAGGAATAGCCCTTCAAATATAATAATTGCGTCAGATAAGCCATATCTGAGGACTCCGCATGAACCTCCCGGCCCGTCAGCAGCGGCAGCACTTCATTCATCAGACTATGCTCCTGCACACCTGCCGAGGTGCTGATATAGCAGTATTGCCGGGCACAGCTGATCACCTTCTCCGTGCTCTCCCAGTCGAACACCGCCGGACACATGGACACGAAGACCAGATCGAAGGCATTCAGCCAGCCGCGTGCGCTAATGTCTATATTCTCGAACGCTTCGTGCACCAGCTCCACCTGTCCGGGAGCCGCTCCGGCAGTGTTCTTCAGGAACAGCTCCGCTAAGGGAACATTAGGCTCTACTGCTGTAACCTTGGCCCCCCGCTCGATAAAAGGAACCGTGAACCCGCCCGAGGCTGCGCCCACATCGAGAACTGTCAACCCGTTAAAATCCACGCCCTGGCCTTCCATCCAGCCGATAATCCGCTCACTCCGGTCCCGCCCGGCACTGCTGAAGACCTCTTCATTGAACACCTCGGCTTTATGATCGAAGCTCGTGTGCGGGTTCATGCCCATCGCCTTGAACTTGTTAGCCATTGCCTTGGGATCTTCCTTCCAGGCCTTCTCCCATACGCTTGCATCGAATAATCCGTTATTCATTAATCATTCATCCTCTCTTATATACAGACTTAATAGACTTTGAATATCCATAATACATCCGGCAAAAACGGCCTTGACGCCCTTAGAGGGACGGCAGCCGTTTTTGGCGGGAACCACGCAGAACACAGCCCGGCAGCCGTTCTTGCGCCATGACCGTATTTGCTCAGCCAGTTCTTACTGCTGACATGCCCGCATCTTATCCGCCAGCTCTGACATCATCTTATTCCGCAGATAATCCTCCATCTGCCCTTCGGCCTTGACCATCTCCTGCTGAATCAGACACTGACTGGGATGGTCCAGCGTGCAGTCGAACAGCGACGCTGTGCCTTCAATGGCATGGATGATATCCAGGAACGAGATTTCGTCCCCCTTGCGCCGCAGACGATACCCGCCATTGGCCCCGGATGCGGATTCGATAAGCCCGGCCTTGACCAGCTTGGTCAGAATCTTGGACAAATACGTAGGCGATACATTCTGCCGCTCGGCAAGCTGCTGCACGCCCATCGGCTTATCGGGAGTGTGCGCCACCAGGAACAGCATCGTGTGCAGGGCGTAGTTCGTTGCTTTGGAGTATTTCATGTCTTATTCCACCTTACATAAGGACTATGTCTTTAATTGAAGACTTTATTTATCTATAATAGCGCTTATGTGGGAAGATTGCAAGGGGCAGGAGAGTGGAATGGGTGGAGGATTCTTTCCAGCACACAACAAAAAACAGAGCCCCTTACTCCCGTAGGCTCTGCTTTGCAGCATGATCAGTGGCTGAAACAGCCCCATCTACACTCCCCTTACTTCCGCAAAGGGTACTGGAATCTGTATTCCCCGGAGCCGAGCGTAACCTTCACCGCCTGTGCCATCTGCTCTGCGGAATGAATACCAGGGGTCTGCTCAAGCGGCTGTCCAGCCTCCATTCCCGTCTCCGATACTTCAGCCAGCAAGGCGTCCGGCAACAGTACCGTAGCCGAGGTATTCGGGGGAACCACGGCGGTCAGCCCGATTATCCCGGAGTCTATTGTCCATTCGGAACGGATCTTCCCGTACATGGATTCCAGACTGGCGGCAGCCGAGGTGAGTCCGCCTCCCGGATGCGGCTGGATCAGGAACTGCTTATAGCCCGGCCCTTCCTCTGTCTGTTCGATCCCGGCCACATAACGGTACAGGAAGTCTCCTACCGCCCCGTAAGCATAGTGGTTGAAGGAATTCATCTCCTTGCTCCAGAAGCTGCCGTCCACCTTAATTCCGTCCCAGTGCTCCCAGATGGTAGTTGCGCCGCGGGTAATCGGATACAGCCAGGACGGATAGTCCGTCTGGAGCAGCAGCTTGTAGGCGGCATCGTAACGGCCCGCTTCCGCCAGCACCAGAGTCAGATAAGGCGTGCCCACGAAGCCTGTCGTAAGATGATAATGGCTCGCTTCCAGCAGTTCGATAAGTCTTGCAACCGTGCGATCCTTGGCACTTCCTTCCACCAGACCGAACATCAAGGCCAGCACACAGGCTGTTTGGGTAGCCGGACCTTCCTCCCCCGCTGGCAGGATATACGCTTGGTTGAACGCATCCTTGACCCGGTGATGCAGCTGCGAGTACTTCTCCACATCTTCTGTCCGGCCCAGCACCTTCGCCGTTTTTGCCATTAACTGGACCGAATAAGCATAGAAGGCCGTTGCAATATAATTCCGGTCCGTAGCCCCCACATGACTGTCCGCCTTGGCATCCAGACCCAGCCAATCTCCGAAGTGGACGCCGGTATTCCATAGGAACTCATCTGTCCCTTGGCGGCGGATATATTCCACCCAGCCCTGCATGCTGCTGTACTGCTGCTCCAGAATCCGCTTATCCCCATAGCACTGGTAGATCGTCCATGGACAGATGACCGCCGCATCGCCCCACGCCGCAGAGGAATGTGCCTCCTCCCCCAATATATGCGGAATCACGTATGGAACTCCTCCATCCTCCCGCTGATCCGCTGCCAAGTCCCCCAGCCATTTGCTGAAAAAGGGGGCCACATTCATCAGATACGCCGCCGTGCGGATGAACATCTGCGCGTCCCCGGTCCACCCTAGCCGTTCATCCCGTTGCGGACAGTCGGTCGGCACATCGACGAAATTGCCCTTTTGCCCCCACAGGATGTTGTGCTGGAGCTGATTCAGCAGTGGGTTCGAGCAGGTGAAGGTGCCGGTTGGCTCCATATCGGAATGCAGCACCACGCCTGTGAAGTCCTGCAGATCCAGCAGTTCCGGGAAGCCGATCAGCTGGACATACCGGAAGCCCTGGAAGGTAAACCGCGGCTGGAAGCTCTCCCTGCCCCCGCCTCGGGCGATATAAGTAACGGTCTGTCTGGCCGTCCGGAGGTTCTCGGTATACACATTGCCCGCCTGGTCCAGCACCTCGAAATGCCGCAACTGATATTCCTGACCCGCCGCGCCATCTACGGTGAACCGCAGCCAGCCGACCATATTCTGTCCGAGATCCAGCACAGTCTCCCCTGCCGGGGTGCGGATGAAGGCCGCAGGTGCCAATTCCTGGACTGCCCGGACCGGATCATTCTCCTGCGCAAGCAGAATATTCTTGGCATACGGAAGAATCTCCGCCGGTGTCCACAACGTGTCGTCATACCCCGGCAGGCTGAAGCCGTGCTGCGCCAGGCGGGCGTCATAGGTCTCGCCATGATACAGCTCCGACATCAGGATAGGGCCGGGTAAGATTTTCCACTGCGGGCCGGTTCCTATGATCTGCTCCGTGCCGTCCTCATAGGTGAGATGAAGCTGCATCAGCAGCGCTGTCCGGCTGCCATAGATATGCTTCCTGTGCTCCCAGCCGAGATTCCCTTTGTACCAGCCGTTCCCGAGCCAGGCACCCGCCGCATTGTCCCCAAGGGTGAGCAGCGGGGTCACATCATACGTCTGGTATTGCAGGCGGTGGCTGTAACTGGTCCATCCCGGATTGAGATAAGTGTCTCCTACCCGTGTTCCGTTCAGCTCCAGCTCATACAGCCCGAGACTGGTCACATAGATTCTGGCACGGGCGACCGGCCGGTCCACCTGGAAGCTTCCGCGCAGCAGCGGGCTTTGCTCTGCATCTTCCGCCAGACAGGCCAGCGGAGCCGTAATCCATTCTGCGGTCCACTCCTCCGGCGAGAGCAGCCCCATCTCCCACCAGGCCGCCACGGACCACTCCGTGGAACGATGGTGCTGATCCCATATTTTAACCCGGTAATAATAACGCGTCCTGGACTGCAGCTCCAGCTCTTTCAGCTCGATATGGACAGATTCACCCGACTCCACTCTGCCCGAGTCCCACCATACGCTCCCGAAATCCGCCGCGCCTGCCACCTGTAATTGATACGCCTGCTGCCTTACATCGCGCTCATCCGCCCGCAGCTGCCAGCTGATTCTTGGATTACGGATATCCAGTCCCAGCGGATTCTCCTGGTACTCCACTCGCGGTTTTTGAATAGCTATCATTGAATACACCTCGTCTTTTATAGGATTAATCCTGTATATATGACGCGCTTTCTATTACAATTATAGGATTCCGCATGGTTTGCATGACCTGCAATATGGACATTTCACGGGGGTAAAAAGGACTTTCTGGATCTGGAGGAGGGAATTGATGGATTCGGCCAACCATACGCTAAAAGGGGAGTATTTCTTCCGGGGCAATCTCCTGTTATATGTGAACCGCGCTACCGAGAGCTATGATCTTCCGCTTCACTCCCATGACTTCATGGAGCTGACCTTCGTGGCCGAGGGCAAAGGATTTCATTATATCGGCCAGAAGGCTCACCCGACAGGCAAGGGCCAGCTGCACTACATTCCTGTCGGTGTCTCCCATGTCTTCCGCCCGTCTTCACCCAGTTTAATGCGTGAGCCGCTTGTCGTGTACAATTGTTTGTTTAAGCCGGAGCTGCTGGACCGTCTTGCCCCCATGATTCAAGACCCGCTGATTGCCTCCTACCTGGAGCAGATCAGAGAACACCGGCTGCCTTCCTTCTCCGTGACGGACCTGAACGGCTCCATCGAGAGCCTGTTCCTCTCGCTTCACCGCGAGGTTCACCTGCCGCAAAGCGGATCGGACAGCTACCTGCTGACCTTGTTCGTTCAGCTTCTGATCAGTATCTACAGACTGAAGCATGATGAGGTTCAGTTTCCGCTGGGCAGGCAGACGCAGTTTTTGCAGATTCTGAATTACGTCCAGCTGAACTATGTGCAGGAGATTACCCTGACGCATCTGTCACGCAGCTTCGACTGGAGCGAACGGCATCTTCAGCGGCTGTTCAAGGCGCATACCGGGCAGACCTTCTACCGTTATCTCCAGAACGTGCGGATTCAGAAAAGCTGTCTGCTGCTGGTCCAGCAGCCCAAGACACCCGTACAGCTCATTGCAGAGCAGGTAGGATACCACGATCCGTCGACATTCACTCTGGTCTTCAAGCGGATCATCGGAACCACGCCGGGGAGTTACCGGCAGACGCCCGGAAGGACACATGGCGGAAGCGATGAGGCGGGAGGAATAACTTTGACGCAGAATGATTGATGTTATTGATAAATAGTGTTAGGCTATCAACGGTAAACTCCATTCCAGCTACACAGAAAGGTAGTCCTATGATTAAAGTTCAACACCTGTCCTTCTCCTTCCCGCAAAAAGAGCTCTACACTGACATTTCGTTTACGCTCGAAGAGGCGCAGCATTGCGCTTTTATCGGAACCAGCGGCAGCGGAAAAAGCACCCTGATCGACATTCTGATGGACCGGGACAGATATTTGTTCGACGGCAGCATTGAGATGGAGCCTGATTGCAGCATCGGGTATGTCAGCCAGTTCGCCAAGCCGGACCTGCCTGCCGACACTACCGTGTTTGAATATATAGCCGGACCCTTCATTAAGCTACAGGAGGAAATACAGCTCATCTGCACAGAGATGGAGACCTCGGAGGACATTGAGCCGCTGCTGGAGAAGTATCAACTGGCTCTGGACGCTTACGAGGCCTTGGGCGGAGATGATTACGAGAGCCTCATTCACAAAAAGCTGAATCTGGCGGACCTCATGAAGCGCAGGGACCTCAAGGTATCCGAGCTGAGCGGCGGGGAATTCAAGCTAGTTCAGGTCATGAAGGAAATGCTGAACCGTCCCGACTTCCTGATTATGGATGAGCCGGATGTATTCCTGGACTTCGAGAACCTGAATGCGCTCCGGCAGCTGATTAACTCCCATAAGGGAATTCTGCTGGTGGTTACGCACAACCGTTATCTGCTTAACCATTGTTTTAACAAAATCATTCACCTTGAGAACAAGGAGCTTCAGGAGTTCGACGGCCGGTATCTGGAATACAACCTCTCCCTGCTTCAGACCAAAATAGAGCTGCAGGAGCTGGCCCTCGCCGAACAGGAAGAGATTGAGCGCAACGAGAACATCATCGACAACCTCCGGGTCATCGCCACGTATAATTCAGAAGCCTCCAGAGGGAGAGCGCTCAAAGCCAGAGTGAAGTTCCAGGAAAGACTGGAGGCCCGCAGAATCAAAGCGCCGTTCGTGGACATTAAGCAGCCCCAGATTCATTTGGGAATGGTGCATGAGCCGCAGAACGCGGACGCTCCTGTAGTGACAGTCCAGGATTACCGGGCGGCCTTCGATGAGCTGCTGCTGGACAAGGTTAGCTTCGAGATGAATGCTGGTGATAAAGTCGCCCTGATCGGTCCGAACGGTACCGGCAAAACAACCCTGCTGCGCGATATCGCGCGGGGCCAGCACGACTCTATAACCCTGAGCCCGGAGGCTACGGTAGCTTATCTGTCCCAGCTTCAAGGCGAAGTGCTGACAGATTCGAACACCCTGCTCGAAGAATTCATCGAGGCCGGAATGGCTACGTATGATGAGATCCGCACCCACCTGGCATC is a window of Paenibacillus sp. FSL H3-0469 DNA encoding:
- a CDS encoding GreA/GreB family elongation factor — protein: MSHSLRTVSLREELVQQLVYLDEHKFSILDRGTWESPAERAEVQAMIKSYQETVERILSGDNDALERSMVLVGSRVSLRIGQETLKDTYRIVIPGEAELDEFCISLWSPMGRGLILACPGETVTIQTPFGSDEVLILDNRYE
- a CDS encoding methyltransferase domain-containing protein, with protein sequence MNNGLFDASVWEKAWKEDPKAMANKFKAMGMNPHTSFDHKAEVFNEEVFSSAGRDRSERIIGWMEGQGVDFNGLTVLDVGAASGGFTVPFIERGAKVTAVEPNVPLAELFLKNTAGAAPGQVELVHEAFENIDISARGWLNAFDLVFVSMCPAVFDWESTEKVISCARQYCYISTSAGVQEHSLMNEVLPLLTGREVHAESSDMAYLTQLLYLKGYSYETIITREAKSKELTLEAAAAEVMEMLPLHHLDGGEATRKVVTDYLHTAYPQQQVVIRQGGRFGKVLIKLQDLNMYSRAAAVASGKSADSVKR
- a CDS encoding Rrf2 family transcriptional regulator, translated to MKYSKATNYALHTMLFLVAHTPDKPMGVQQLAERQNVSPTYLSKILTKLVKAGLIESASGANGGYRLRRKGDEISFLDIIHAIEGTASLFDCTLDHPSQCLIQQEMVKAEGQMEDYLRNKMMSELADKMRACQQ
- a CDS encoding glycoside hydrolase family 78 protein, producing the protein MIAIQKPRVEYQENPLGLDIRNPRISWQLRADERDVRQQAYQLQVAGAADFGSVWWDSGRVESGESVHIELKELELQSRTRYYYRVKIWDQHHRSTEWSVAAWWEMGLLSPEEWTAEWITAPLACLAEDAEQSPLLRGSFQVDRPVARARIYVTSLGLYELELNGTRVGDTYLNPGWTSYSHRLQYQTYDVTPLLTLGDNAAGAWLGNGWYKGNLGWEHRKHIYGSRTALLMQLHLTYEDGTEQIIGTGPQWKILPGPILMSELYHGETYDARLAQHGFSLPGYDDTLWTPAEILPYAKNILLAQENDPVRAVQELAPAAFIRTPAGETVLDLGQNMVGWLRFTVDGAAGQEYQLRHFEVLDQAGNVYTENLRTARQTVTYIARGGGRESFQPRFTFQGFRYVQLIGFPELLDLQDFTGVVLHSDMEPTGTFTCSNPLLNQLQHNILWGQKGNFVDVPTDCPQRDERLGWTGDAQMFIRTAAYLMNVAPFFSKWLGDLAADQREDGGVPYVIPHILGEEAHSSAAWGDAAVICPWTIYQCYGDKRILEQQYSSMQGWVEYIRRQGTDEFLWNTGVHFGDWLGLDAKADSHVGATDRNYIATAFYAYSVQLMAKTAKVLGRTEDVEKYSQLHHRVKDAFNQAYILPAGEEGPATQTACVLALMFGLVEGSAKDRTVARLIELLEASHYHLTTGFVGTPYLTLVLAEAGRYDAAYKLLLQTDYPSWLYPITRGATTIWEHWDGIKVDGSFWSKEMNSFNHYAYGAVGDFLYRYVAGIEQTEEGPGYKQFLIQPHPGGGLTSAAASLESMYGKIRSEWTIDSGIIGLTAVVPPNTSATVLLPDALLAEVSETGMEAGQPLEQTPGIHSAEQMAQAVKVTLGSGEYRFQYPLRK
- a CDS encoding AraC family transcriptional regulator, yielding MDSANHTLKGEYFFRGNLLLYVNRATESYDLPLHSHDFMELTFVAEGKGFHYIGQKAHPTGKGQLHYIPVGVSHVFRPSSPSLMREPLVVYNCLFKPELLDRLAPMIQDPLIASYLEQIREHRLPSFSVTDLNGSIESLFLSLHREVHLPQSGSDSYLLTLFVQLLISIYRLKHDEVQFPLGRQTQFLQILNYVQLNYVQEITLTHLSRSFDWSERHLQRLFKAHTGQTFYRYLQNVRIQKSCLLLVQQPKTPVQLIAEQVGYHDPSTFTLVFKRIIGTTPGSYRQTPGRTHGGSDEAGGITLTQND
- a CDS encoding ATP-binding cassette domain-containing protein, producing MIKVQHLSFSFPQKELYTDISFTLEEAQHCAFIGTSGSGKSTLIDILMDRDRYLFDGSIEMEPDCSIGYVSQFAKPDLPADTTVFEYIAGPFIKLQEEIQLICTEMETSEDIEPLLEKYQLALDAYEALGGDDYESLIHKKLNLADLMKRRDLKVSELSGGEFKLVQVMKEMLNRPDFLIMDEPDVFLDFENLNALRQLINSHKGILLVVTHNRYLLNHCFNKIIHLENKELQEFDGRYLEYNLSLLQTKIELQELALAEQEEIERNENIIDNLRVIATYNSEASRGRALKARVKFQERLEARRIKAPFVDIKQPQIHLGMVHEPQNADAPVVTVQDYRAAFDELLLDKVSFEMNAGDKVALIGPNGTGKTTLLRDIARGQHDSITLSPEATVAYLSQLQGEVLTDSNTLLEEFIEAGMATYDEIRTHLASYGFEGEIVNQRIAALSGGEKNLLQLAKVSALKANVLLLDEPTSHLDTYTQIALDQAIQEYKGAILMISHDFYSVVNGMDYVLIIDDKTIRKMTIKKFKKMIYALHFDKDYLELEQKKKAAETRVELALKDNNFELAKSLVIELEELIKRM